A window of the Streptomyces griseochromogenes genome harbors these coding sequences:
- a CDS encoding peptidylprolyl isomerase, with amino-acid sequence MLRKPSALLAASALLLLGTATQAAADTPPPAAPSAACTYTPAVPADNFKGIPVFDPVKAAKPYSATLRTGQGAITFRALTDNAPCTTYSFKFLAQRDYFDRSHCHRLTTAHIYVLQCGDPTGTGSGGPGYAFPDENLTGATYPAGTAAMANAGPNTNGSQFFFVWKDTKLSPAYTPFGKVTAGLDVLQRIAVGGEDDQNGPGDGFPMLPVNIKRVQIKSR; translated from the coding sequence GTGCTCCGTAAGCCAAGCGCCCTGCTCGCCGCCTCCGCCCTGCTCCTCCTCGGCACCGCGACGCAGGCCGCGGCCGACACCCCGCCCCCTGCCGCGCCGTCGGCCGCCTGCACCTACACGCCGGCCGTTCCCGCAGACAACTTCAAGGGGATACCGGTCTTCGACCCGGTGAAGGCCGCCAAGCCGTACAGCGCGACGCTGCGCACCGGCCAGGGCGCGATCACCTTCCGGGCACTGACCGACAACGCTCCCTGCACCACGTACTCCTTCAAGTTCCTCGCCCAGCGCGACTACTTCGACCGCTCGCACTGCCACCGGCTCACCACCGCGCACATCTACGTGCTCCAGTGCGGCGACCCGACCGGCACCGGGAGCGGCGGACCCGGCTACGCCTTCCCCGACGAGAACTTGACCGGGGCGACCTATCCCGCCGGGACGGCGGCGATGGCCAACGCTGGGCCCAATACCAACGGAAGCCAGTTCTTCTTCGTCTGGAAGGACACCAAACTCTCGCCCGCCTACACGCCATTCGGCAAAGTCACCGCGGGCCTCGACGTGCTCCAGAGGATCGCGGTGGGCGGCGAGGACGACCAGAACGGGCCGGGAGACGGCTTTCCGATGCTGCCGGTGAACATCAAGCGCGTACAAATCAAGAGCAGGTAG